AACATCCGTGCAAGTGGTGTCACACTTACTGGTGGTGGTGCACTACTAGAAGGCCTTGCAGATTGGATACACAGTCAAATTATGGTACCTGTTCATATGGCGCCAGCGCCGTTCGAGTCCGTAGCACTTGGAACGAGCATGGCAGTGGAACATTTAGATCGATTGATAAATGTTGAAAAAGTAACGGCACGATAAAAAGGGATTTAAACATAAGAAAAACCGGAAGATTTTTATACAATCTTTCGGTTTTTCTTTTTCAGATATACAGTTGTTATTTTGGCTCTTTGTCAATTGTTGGGGTGAAATATCGAGGTACAAGCTAGGGAAATAGTGGCTTGTACCTCTTTTTAGCCTACAGAAATGTCAAAATTTTTGATAAAGTGCTGGGCAAGTATTTTGGCGCGGAACCGTGAAAAGTTTTGATAGCCATAAGAAGTACGCTTGATGACCTTGGTTCGGTTGTTAATTCCTTCTACGAAACCATTGGACAGATGTGGGTAAATGAAGGCATTGATGATTTCTGTTTCCCAGCGTCGGAAAGTACCGATAGCTTTTATGAATTCTGGAAGCTGTTTGTCTTGTACGAGTTGATAGAAATCGTGTAAGGATTGACGAACGTCGCGGCGTTCTTGTGCTTTATTGGCATCAAACCAAGCCTGATAGGCTTCCTTGATGGTGTAGGCGGTTTGTAGATCAGGGTGCAAGCTTAAGTAACGGCGAATGATGCTTTTTTGCGCTGTATCCAGCTTATGAGATCGCTTGAAAAGGAGTTTTTGTATCCGTTTCCCGTGTTTTCGATCTTTTTCTGAAAAACGCTGTTGGACACGAACGCGGACTTTATTCAGCGCCCAATAGATGTAGCGAGAGAAGTGGAAAGAATCGGCAATAATAACTGGTTTGTCAAGAGCTTGTTGCACAGCGTTTTTGAAGGTCGAGCTCAAATCCATGATAACCATCTCTACCTGATGCCCGCGTTCTCTTAAATAACGTTGAATGGTTTTGGCGCGACGGTTTTCTAAGATATCAATGGGGCGACGAGTCATGGGGTCAGCGATAATGAGTTGGAATTTGCCTTTGTCGGTATCTCCCTTTGAACTCATCGATAGCGATGACTTTAGGAAGAGCGACGGGAGGCGTGGAAAAGGCTTCTGTACGCGCGTCGAATAGGCGCATAATTTTAGGTGCGGTGGTTCCAAACGTTCTGGCAGTATAGGTAAAGGAGGGGGCAGAGATACTATGGAAAAGGGCTGCTTGATGCCAAGATGTCGAAAAACGCTGATAGCGTGCCACAAGTCCTTGATTTTTTTCATCAAATGATTTTCCGCAGGAACAAGCATATCTGCGTTTTCGATAGTGCACATAGACACGTTTTTCTGCGACTTTTAGATGTTGGAAAGTGTGCGTACGATAGTCTTTAATGCGATCTGTCCGTGTTTTACAAGAGGGGCAGGCATGTTTTTTTCGTTTTAGTTGGATATGAATGTGGCAGATATGATTTTCAATCGAATAATCAAGAAGTTGGATGTTTTTATTTTCTAAACCGATGAGTTGTATGATAAAATGGTCTGGCATGGTAATATCGCTCCTTTGGATTGGGTTTCGTCACTTTTATCTTAAAGGATTTTGATATTACTGTGTATTTTTTTGTCTTGAAATGAGAACAAAAAAATGCGGAGGTAGATTATTTTCTACCCCAACATTTATTATAGAACCGTTATTTTTGTCGATTCGTACTTCCATACATAGTGACGGAATCTGGATTACTACTGAATCCATGCTTGCGATAAAAATGGTCGGATGGATAACCTATCTCGGTATCAAGTACGATATTTGGAATATCCTTTTGCGCCAAATCATTTTTGACAAAATCCAAAAAGGCGCCACCAATCCCTTTACTTTGAAAGGCACTAGCAATATAAAAGGAATCTAAATGGTACTGTACACCGCGAAACCAAGGACGAATGAAGCCAAGTGAGGCAGCGATAACCGTGCCAGTATCATGGAGTGCGAGATAGCCCTCAAACGTGTTCATAGCTAGCAAGCGATCAAAATATAGCTTTATTTCTTCATAGGTTAATATATCATTCCAGGGTTCATCGGTGAAAACATCGATATATAACTGGATCGCATCCTCAAGATACTGATTTTCCCAAGCGATAAAACGCGTATTAGTCATGGTAATCCTCCGCGATAAATAAAATTTGGTGATGTGATGAACTATCTATATGAGTAAGAACGATTATTTTTTCTCTTGGAACGGATCATGAATAGGATGCCCAATATGAAGAGAACAATAGATACAAGGCAAACGATAAAGCCGATGATCCCAACGATACTAAACGATACACCAACACCAACAATGCCTAAAATAAGCAAGATCAATCCGATAAGTTTCATAAAAAAACTCCTTTCTATGTAGAGGATATGTTATCTATTATACAGAAAAATGTAAGAAAGATTAAGTGACTTTTGGCATGAAATGAAAATTTAATTGGCTAAACAAGATATTAAACAAGATTTCTTTATTTTGTTCGTAATAGCTACTTTTGTGTTGTTTCAAGCATTTTAAATCTGTTTTTGTTTAGTAAGTAAAACTTTTTTTGCTTTTACCCTGTATTCTCGATAAGATGGAAAGGATTAAACGAGAAAAGGGGATAAGGCATGAAGGATTATATTGTAGACCGCTCTTATAAGGCGTCGATGGGGATTGCGAATGCGGTTTTAGTAACGCTTGGCATGGGTTTATTGTTACAGACAATTGGGCAGATGGTCGGGTTTACGTGGCTGACGGAAATTGGTGCCGTCGGTAAATTATTGTTGATTCCAGGGCTTGGTGTGGGAATTGCGATTTGTCTCGGTGCGAATACGCTCGTGGTCATCAGTGCAGCAGCGGCATCAGTCATTGGAGGTGGCGCGATACTGGCGCTTGAGAATGGCGGCTTTTCGATCGTCGGTGGTGAACCGATTGGCGCGATTTTAGCGGTTATTGTTGCGGTCTGGGTCGGTAAACGCGTGACTGGAAAAACGAATTTTGATATGATTCTCATTCCTGCGGCGGCCCTGCTTTCTGGTGGGATTAGTGGGTTGCTATTTTCGAAGATCATGGCGCCAGTTTTAACGTCGGTGAGTGGTGGGATTACGTCGCTTGTTGATGGGTCGCCGATTCTTTCATCGATGGTTATCTCACTTATATTTGCGATTTTGATTTTGAGTCCAGCATCTTCTGCGGCGCTTGCGATTGCTTTACAACTGGATCCAACGGCAAGTGCGGCGGCATTGATAGGCTGTTCGGTACAATTTGTTTCTTTTGCGGTTTTAGGGTTCCGGGATAATAATTGGGGCGCGTTTTTTGCACAACTGATTTGTACGCCAAAATTGCAGACGCCAAACATTATTAAGCGGCCTGCGGTGATGATTGTGCCACTTATTTCGGCGGTGATCGCGAGTCCAATCGGGGTACTCGTATTTCACTTGCAAGCATCAGCAGAAGTGGCGGGGCTTGGATTATGCGCCTTTGTTGCACCGCTATTTTTGATTGCTAATTATGGCTGGCTATCGTTTGGGGCATTTTTAATTGTGGCTGTTGTGATTCCAGCGGCGATTGCACTAGTGGCGAGACCGTTCTTGCTCAAGTCTTCCTGGCTTCGAAGTGGGGATTTACGCGTAGAATTAGAATAAAAAAAGAGGATGAAGTAGGAAGTGACCTGTAAAAGCGTCGCGACCTATTCATCCTCTTTCCTCGTGATGTGTCGGAATTTGCCTGAGTAACTGGTTTAAAAAAATCGAAATACGATGGAATATCTAAAAATTAGCGGTAGACAGAATTGGGAAATCCAGATATTTACCAGACAACTTTGGACTAGCAAACATCACTACCTGGCAGACATTTTTAGAATTCAACTTTTGGAAACGAAACTTTTTCGCTAAATATATCAAAAGTGAGGTAAAGCAATCATGATATATTCGGAGCGACGTATCGTGTTTTCCGCATTCCTTGCCTTGACGAGTGGGCAAAACTCCTGACGCGACCTTTTCATTTACCGTGGTCTTCCTCAAGCTCCCGCAAGACTGACCAGCTACTTAAAAACTTCCTTCACCAGACGATATCCGACTATAGCAAAGTCAAGGTATCCCGTCCATACATCCATATGCACTAAATGTGAGACAAAACATATAGATTACTCGCACGATATTCTTAGGAAAAACAAATACCGCTTTCGTTAACGAGAATTTAGATTTGGGATACGTATAACTTGTGCAAACAATAATCGAAATCTTTTTTAAAAAACGTGCTTCTTAAATACGGGCTGCTCCGACAATGTCATTGGTTAACTTACTAAACTGATCCTTGGCTTGTGCGGCTAATTTGTCCATTTCACCTATAAGCTTACTCTTCAGTCTGTGCGATTCTGTCATCCAATCACCCTCTATCGCTTTGATACTATACAATAGCCACTTTTGCTGAAGTTAAAACATAAATAGTAAAAAATGATACATTTGGGATATGTCGATATAAGCATGCATGGAAAATCGAGCCAATTTTAACGATCAAAAGTAATCGATTTTAAAGGAATATCGCCATAAAAATATCATCTACATACTCGCCGTTAATGATAAATTCGTTGTGAAGCTGGCCTTCTTTTTTAAAACCATGTTTCGTATAGAAGTTAATTGCTTTTTCATTGGTTGAGAGGACACGAAGCGATACTTTTTCTTTGCCCTCTGCTTTGGCGATACGGAATAATTCTTCCATTAGCGCTGAGCCGACGCCGTGTTTTTGGAAATCTGGATGTACGGCGATATCTAGATCCAGCACATGTTGATTACTTTTTAGCGGGATGGGCGAGTGGTAACCGAGAATCCCCGCAACTTTTCCATCAATTTCCGCGACGACCTTAGAACCGGGCGGATTTTTTAATATATATTCGGCTTCATTGCTAAAATGAATCTCGCCAGGCGTCGTTCCAGAAGTCCACGTAAGGTGTTCCAGTTCAATCATATCGGCGGCATCTTTTTTTGTTGATTTTCTAATTATCATGGTAAAACCTCTTTTCTAATCACGTTTAGCATATTTTAAGGATGTTTTCCAAGTTTTGAACAGGCCATCGTTGGTGTAAAGAAGCACGTTGCCACGATAAAGCTTAATCGCTAGCCAGAATGCAAGGGCGTTGGTCAGGATAAGAATACCGAGCGAGATGAAAATACCAGTGGCATCAACGGCTAGCAAGTCCATTCGCGCAAGCATCATCATCGGCGAGAATGTAGGAACGTAGGAACCGATCACGACAAGCATGTTGGTTGGTGCATTAGCAGCTGCGATCGAGCCCCAGTAACCGATAATCGCAAGCATCGTCATTGGATACATGAACTGCGATACGGTCTCGACATTTGGTGCCATCGAACCGATAATGGCTGATAGGAGAATGTAGAGAAGCAGGCCAAGCACGACGAATAGGATGTTTAAAATTAGATAATACGTCGGGAATTGCGCGAGTTGATCGAGTACGCCTTGGATAACTTCGGTGTTTTTACCTACAATCATGACAGCAGCGATACATAGCCCGTAAAAGGCGATCTGGGTCAGCAACATAAGCAAAATCGCGGTCAGCTTGGCCATTAAGTGCGTCGTTGAGGAAACGCTGGATAAAATGATTTCCATGATCCGCGTCCCTTTTTCATTTGCAATTTCAGCGGCTACAATGCTGGCGTAACTCATCACGAAAATGAAGATGACAAGTGTTAGCATTAGGATTGCGGCGCTCATCGCTTCTTTTTGGCTGTTCGTTAACTGGTCATTGGAAAGCAATTCGTTTTTAATTGGAATCGGTGTAGTTAGGCTAGCAAGTTGTTTCTCCGTGATATTGTATTCTTTGATTTTCTGTTGGAGTGTGACGCTAGTAATATCGTTTTGCAGCGCTGTAATTAAGGCGTTTCCAGCGGTTTCTTGCGATGTGTAAACGGCTTTGACTTCATCGCCGAGTGGTGTGATCGTAACGAAACCTTTAATATCTCCATCTGTGAGCGCTTTTTTAGCAGCTTTTTCCGTTTTTATTTTTTTATCGACTTTGAAATTAGCTTTATCGGCGGCAATAACAGCTGAAAAAGCGGGATTTTCGGAAAGAACAGCGATTTTTGTTGCTTCATCGCCACCGCCGAAATAATCGACTATTTTAGGAAGTGCGAAAATGAGTGCACCGATCAATAAGGGAAGTAACAGCGAGATCAGAAATGATTTGGTTTTGACACGGCGTTTGTATACTTGCGACGTTATGACCCAGAACTTACTCATTTACCTCACCTGCTTTCCATTTGAAAATTTCTTCGAGAGTTGGCGGTTCTAGGCTAAACATGGGAATGAAGCCGTCTTTTGTAACGAAATCAAATACGGTATTCGCGTCGGACTCGTCTGCGAGATGAACAATACGAATGCCTTTGTGATTCTCAACTTGCGTCACACCTTGGAGGGCCTCGATGGCTTCGGTTGGTTGTGGCGCGTCAAGCATGATTCGCTTACGGCCAAAACTGTTTTTTACTTCCTCTGATTTACCGCGTAATACCGTTTTTCCTTGTTTTAGCATCACGAGTGAATCGCATAATTCATCCACATTTTCCATCCTATGGCTGGAGAAAATAATCGTAGCGCCGTCTGCTTTAAGGTCAAAAACGAACTTCTTCAAGATCTCAGCGTTGACTGGATCAAGGCCACTGAATGGCTCATCCAGAATAACGAGTTTCGGACGGTGAATAATCGTGCTGATTAGTTGAATTTTCTGTTGATTCCCTTTGGATAGCGTTTTAACAAGGTCGGTCTTTTTCCCAACGATCTCAGCGCGGTCCATCCAAAGATCGATTTCTGGCTTGATTTTAGTGCGAGAATAGCCCTTTAACTCAGCGAAAAAGGTAATTTGGTCTTCAATCGTGACATTTGGATAAAGGCCGCGCTCTTCTGGAAGATAGCCAATGATATCGGTATTTATTTTCGTGATATCTTGATTATCCCAAAGAATTTCCCCACTGTTGGGGCGTAAAAAATTAAGAATAAGGCGGAAAGTTGTTGTTTTTCCAGCGCCGTTTTGGCCGATTAAGCCGAGAATTTCCCCTTGATTAATTTCGAAATGTAGATCGTCGACAGCGGTTTTCGCGCCGAATTGTTTGGATACATTGTTAACTTGTAACATCTGTGT
The sequence above is drawn from the Listeria weihenstephanensis genome and encodes:
- a CDS encoding ISL3 family transposase, coding for MSSKGDTDKGKFQLIIADPMTRRPIDILENRRAKTIQRYLRERGHQVEMVIMDLSSTFKNAVQQALDKPVIIADSFHFSRYIYWALNKVRVRVQQRFSEKDRKHGKRIQKLLFKRSHKLDTAQKSIIRRYLSLHPDLQTAYTIKEAYQAWFDANKAQERRDVRQSLHDFYQLVQDKQLPEFIKAIGTFRRWETEIINAFIYPHLSNGFVEGINNRTKVIKRTSYGYQNFSRFRAKILAQHFIKNFDISVG
- a CDS encoding transposase family protein, whose protein sequence is MPDHFIIQLIGLENKNIQLLDYSIENHICHIHIQLKRKKHACPSCKTRTDRIKDYRTHTFQHLKVAEKRVYVHYRKRRYACSCGKSFDEKNQGLVARYQRFSTSWHQAALFHSISAPSFTYTARTFGTTAPKIMRLFDARTEAFSTPPVALPKVIAIDEFKGRYRQRQIPTHYR
- a CDS encoding GNAT family N-acetyltransferase; translation: MTNTRFIAWENQYLEDAIQLYIDVFTDEPWNDILTYEEIKLYFDRLLAMNTFEGYLALHDTGTVIAASLGFIRPWFRGVQYHLDSFYIASAFQSKGIGGAFLDFVKNDLAQKDIPNIVLDTEIGYPSDHFYRKHGFSSNPDSVTMYGSTNRQK
- a CDS encoding PTS transporter subunit IIC, producing the protein MKDYIVDRSYKASMGIANAVLVTLGMGLLLQTIGQMVGFTWLTEIGAVGKLLLIPGLGVGIAICLGANTLVVISAAAASVIGGGAILALENGGFSIVGGEPIGAILAVIVAVWVGKRVTGKTNFDMILIPAAALLSGGISGLLFSKIMAPVLTSVSGGITSLVDGSPILSSMVISLIFAILILSPASSAALAIALQLDPTASAAALIGCSVQFVSFAVLGFRDNNWGAFFAQLICTPKLQTPNIIKRPAVMIVPLISAVIASPIGVLVFHLQASAEVAGLGLCAFVAPLFLIANYGWLSFGAFLIVAVVIPAAIALVARPFLLKSSWLRSGDLRVELE
- a CDS encoding GNAT family N-acetyltransferase; the protein is MIIRKSTKKDAADMIELEHLTWTSGTTPGEIHFSNEAEYILKNPPGSKVVAEIDGKVAGILGYHSPIPLKSNQHVLDLDIAVHPDFQKHGVGSALMEELFRIAKAEGKEKVSLRVLSTNEKAINFYTKHGFKKEGQLHNEFIINGEYVDDIFMAIFL
- a CDS encoding ABC transporter permease gives rise to the protein MSKFWVITSQVYKRRVKTKSFLISLLLPLLIGALIFALPKIVDYFGGGDEATKIAVLSENPAFSAVIAADKANFKVDKKIKTEKAAKKALTDGDIKGFVTITPLGDEVKAVYTSQETAGNALITALQNDITSVTLQQKIKEYNITEKQLASLTTPIPIKNELLSNDQLTNSQKEAMSAAILMLTLVIFIFVMSYASIVAAEIANEKGTRIMEIILSSVSSTTHLMAKLTAILLMLLTQIAFYGLCIAAVMIVGKNTEVIQGVLDQLAQFPTYYLILNILFVVLGLLLYILLSAIIGSMAPNVETVSQFMYPMTMLAIIGYWGSIAAANAPTNMLVVIGSYVPTFSPMMMLARMDLLAVDATGIFISLGILILTNALAFWLAIKLYRGNVLLYTNDGLFKTWKTSLKYAKRD
- a CDS encoding ABC transporter ATP-binding protein, whose protein sequence is MLQVNNVSKQFGAKTAVDDLHFEINQGEILGLIGQNGAGKTTTFRLILNFLRPNSGEILWDNQDITKINTDIIGYLPEERGLYPNVTIEDQITFFAELKGYSRTKIKPEIDLWMDRAEIVGKKTDLVKTLSKGNQQKIQLISTIIHRPKLVILDEPFSGLDPVNAEILKKFVFDLKADGATIIFSSHRMENVDELCDSLVMLKQGKTVLRGKSEEVKNSFGRKRIMLDAPQPTEAIEALQGVTQVENHKGIRIVHLADESDANTVFDFVTKDGFIPMFSLEPPTLEEIFKWKAGEVNE